In the genome of Microcoleus sp. FACHB-672, one region contains:
- a CDS encoding Na+/H+ antiporter: protein MAVETLAEHSAISTNLKQFLLVLSVSLSVATLPQVFSWFRNIPYTLLLVIVGLGLALVDVRLVDLSPQLILSIFLPPLLFEAAWNLKWSGLKQNLVPVTLFAVFGVIISIVGIAFGINKLAGVPLATALLVGASLSATDPVSVVALLRELGAPKRISTVMEGESLFNDGVAVVAFSLLVGIPLGIQEFDVQTSIVKFFVFVGIGLGVGGLIGFGISYLTQRFDLPLVEQSLTLVSAYGTYIITEECGGSGVIGVVTVGLILGNFGSRIGMNPRTRVIVSEFWDFLAFFVNSIVFLLIGDQIHFSSLINNFGSIAITIAAVILTRAIAIYSLGNLSNAIANSEINWKEQTVLWWGGLRGSVSIALALSVPIAVQGREEIIAIVFGVVLFTLLVQGLTTKPLLEILKLLGDEPLRQKYREVLARRVALMRVMDRLQEVDKRPEIEPEFYRYQTALVQGQLNDLQEEINELRQQNSQMREYAIEQLREELLAIEADTYAEFVRAGQLNNELSPFLQEILSSGDENKG, encoded by the coding sequence ATGGCGGTAGAAACTCTTGCTGAACATAGCGCAATTTCTACAAATTTAAAGCAATTTCTGCTCGTTCTTTCTGTTTCCCTGAGTGTGGCAACTCTCCCACAAGTTTTCAGTTGGTTTCGCAATATTCCCTACACTTTATTACTGGTGATTGTCGGGCTAGGGTTGGCATTGGTTGATGTGCGATTAGTTGACCTCTCACCTCAACTGATTCTTTCAATCTTTTTACCACCACTGTTATTTGAAGCGGCTTGGAATTTGAAATGGTCTGGGTTAAAGCAGAATTTAGTGCCGGTGACTTTGTTTGCAGTTTTCGGCGTGATTATTTCGATTGTTGGAATTGCTTTCGGCATTAATAAATTAGCAGGAGTCCCCCTAGCAACCGCTTTATTAGTCGGTGCTAGTTTGTCCGCAACTGACCCCGTTTCAGTTGTCGCCCTCTTACGAGAACTCGGCGCACCCAAACGCATCAGCACTGTAATGGAAGGAGAGAGTTTATTTAATGATGGTGTTGCAGTTGTTGCTTTTAGTTTGCTAGTCGGAATTCCTTTAGGAATCCAAGAATTTGATGTTCAAACGAGCATTGTTAAATTTTTCGTTTTTGTAGGAATTGGCCTTGGCGTGGGAGGATTGATTGGGTTTGGAATTTCCTACCTAACCCAGCGATTTGACTTACCTTTAGTGGAACAATCTTTAACGTTGGTTTCTGCGTATGGCACCTATATTATTACCGAAGAATGTGGGGGTTCTGGGGTAATTGGTGTTGTCACAGTTGGGTTGATATTAGGCAATTTTGGCTCTCGAATTGGTATGAATCCGCGAACGCGAGTCATTGTCAGTGAGTTTTGGGATTTTCTTGCCTTTTTCGTTAATTCTATTGTATTTTTGCTGATTGGAGATCAAATTCACTTTTCCAGTTTAATCAATAATTTTGGCTCGATTGCGATTACAATTGCCGCTGTGATTTTAACGCGAGCAATTGCTATCTATAGTTTAGGAAATTTGAGTAACGCAATTGCGAATTCAGAAATTAACTGGAAAGAGCAAACTGTTTTGTGGTGGGGAGGTTTAAGGGGTTCTGTTTCTATTGCCCTCGCTTTGAGCGTACCCATCGCTGTACAAGGACGAGAAGAAATTATTGCTATCGTATTTGGAGTGGTGCTTTTTACGCTTTTAGTACAAGGTTTAACAACGAAACCATTACTAGAAATTCTGAAGCTTTTAGGGGATGAACCTTTGCGTCAAAAATACCGAGAAGTTTTGGCGCGTCGAGTGGCACTCATGCGTGTTATGGATCGCCTTCAGGAAGTAGATAAACGTCCAGAAATTGAGCCAGAATTTTATCGATATCAAACGGCTTTAGTTCAAGGTCAACTTAACGATTTGCAAGAAGAAATTAACGAATTGCGTCAGCAAAACTCCCAAATGCGAGAGTATGCAATTGAACAGTTGCGAGAGGAATTGTTAGCGATTGAAGCTGACACCTATGCGGAGTTTGTTCGAGCCGGCCAATTAAATAATGAACTTTCTCCTTTCTTGCAAGAAATCCTTAGTTCAGGGGATGAAAATAAAGGTTAA
- a CDS encoding TIGR00300 family protein: MNESIRFLMCAPDHYDVDYVINPWMEGNIHKSSRDRAVEQWHKLYHVLKENALVDLVKPEQGWPDMVFTANAGLVLGKTVVLSRFLHKERQGEEPHFKAWFESQGYTVHELPKDLPFEGAGDALLDREGRWLWAGYGFRSELDAHPFLAKWLDIEVISLQLVDERFYHLDTCFCPLNGGYLLYYPPAFDFYSNRIIEMRVPAEKRIAIGEPDAVNFACNAVNIDSIVVMNKASEELKKRLTTVGFEVIETALTEFLKAGGAAKCLTLRVTEPVREEAKAYVPVESRVVRLEGHLLDSGLINRALDTIMEGGGSFQVLNFNLGEQRQSTSSAEVKVSAPSHEVMEEIMTLLIDLGAVAPPQEVCDTNLEPVLQDGVAPDDFYVTTIYPTEVRVDCQWIKVQNQRMDGAVAVTRTPEGPIAKCKLLRDLKVGESVIVGVDGIRTVRKTESREQRNSQEFSFMSGSVSSERRVELVVEQVAWELRQIRDRGGKVVVTAGPVVIHTGGGEHLTHLIREGYVQGLLGGNAIAVHDIEQSMMGTSLGVDMKRGVAVRGGHRHHLKIINTIRRCGSIAAAVEQGILTNGVMYECVKHNVPFSLAGSIRDDGPLPDTQMDLIKAQEEYSRLITGADMILMLSSMLHSIGVGNMTPAGVKMVCVDINPAVVTKLSDRGSVESIGVVTDVGLFLSLLVKQLDQLTSPYPISQAV; this comes from the coding sequence ATGAACGAATCGATTCGTTTCCTCATGTGTGCCCCTGACCATTACGACGTGGATTATGTGATTAATCCTTGGATGGAAGGGAATATCCACAAATCCTCGCGAGATCGTGCCGTAGAGCAGTGGCATAAGCTTTATCACGTCCTGAAAGAAAATGCACTCGTAGACTTGGTGAAGCCCGAACAAGGTTGGCCAGATATGGTGTTTACAGCCAACGCCGGCCTGGTTTTGGGCAAGACGGTGGTACTCAGCCGCTTCCTCCACAAAGAGCGACAAGGCGAGGAACCTCACTTCAAAGCGTGGTTCGAGTCACAGGGTTACACCGTCCATGAACTGCCCAAAGATTTACCCTTTGAAGGTGCCGGCGACGCACTGCTAGATCGGGAAGGACGCTGGCTGTGGGCAGGATACGGCTTCCGTTCCGAACTTGACGCTCATCCGTTTTTAGCAAAATGGCTGGATATTGAGGTGATTTCGTTGCAGCTTGTAGATGAGCGATTCTATCACCTAGATACCTGCTTCTGCCCCCTCAATGGCGGCTATTTGCTCTATTACCCACCGGCATTTGATTTTTACTCAAACCGCATCATTGAAATGCGCGTGCCGGCAGAAAAACGCATTGCCATTGGGGAACCAGATGCCGTCAACTTCGCTTGCAATGCCGTCAATATTGACTCAATTGTGGTGATGAATAAGGCGAGTGAAGAACTCAAGAAACGCCTTACTACAGTTGGGTTTGAGGTGATTGAAACCGCCTTAACAGAGTTTCTTAAAGCAGGGGGTGCTGCCAAGTGCCTGACGCTGCGGGTGACTGAGCCGGTGCGGGAAGAAGCCAAAGCCTACGTGCCGGTGGAAAGTCGCGTCGTGCGGCTGGAAGGACACCTGCTGGACTCCGGCTTGATCAACCGCGCTTTAGACACGATTATGGAAGGCGGTGGCAGTTTCCAAGTCTTGAATTTTAATTTAGGAGAGCAGCGACAAAGCACTTCCTCCGCCGAGGTGAAGGTATCAGCACCTTCCCATGAGGTAATGGAAGAAATCATGACGCTGCTGATCGATCTCGGTGCGGTGGCACCTCCCCAAGAGGTTTGCGATACGAATTTAGAACCCGTGCTGCAAGACGGTGTGGCACCTGATGATTTTTATGTGACGACAATTTACCCCACGGAAGTGCGGGTAGATTGCCAGTGGATCAAGGTGCAAAATCAGCGTATGGATGGCGCGGTTGCGGTGACACGCACCCCTGAAGGGCCGATAGCCAAGTGCAAACTGCTGCGGGATCTAAAAGTCGGCGAGTCCGTTATCGTCGGTGTGGACGGCATTCGCACGGTGCGTAAGACAGAATCACGGGAGCAACGCAATAGCCAAGAATTCAGCTTTATGTCTGGTAGCGTTTCTAGTGAGCGCCGTGTCGAGTTGGTGGTGGAGCAAGTCGCTTGGGAACTGCGGCAAATCCGCGATCGCGGCGGTAAAGTTGTGGTGACAGCAGGGCCTGTTGTCATCCACACCGGCGGCGGCGAACATCTGACTCATTTAATCCGGGAAGGCTATGTCCAAGGGTTATTGGGCGGCAATGCGATCGCGGTGCATGACATTGAGCAATCAATGATGGGGACATCTTTGGGTGTGGATATGAAGCGCGGGGTTGCAGTTCGTGGCGGACACCGGCACCACTTGAAGATTATTAACACGATTCGCCGGTGTGGCAGTATTGCCGCAGCAGTGGAGCAAGGCATCCTCACAAATGGCGTGATGTATGAATGTGTGAAGCACAATGTACCTTTCTCACTAGCCGGCTCGATTCGGGATGATGGCCCATTGCCGGATACCCAGATGGATTTGATTAAAGCGCAAGAAGAGTATTCGCGTCTAATTACCGGCGCGGATATGATTTTGATGCTGTCTTCAATGCTGCACTCAATCGGTGTGGGAAATATGACGCCGGCTGGAGTCAAAATGGTCTGTGTGGATATTAACCCGGCAGTGGTGACGAAGTTAAGTGATCGCGGTTCAGTGGAATCAATCGGCGTTGTCACCGATGTGGGATTGTTCCTCAGCTTGCTGGTGAAGCAGTTGGATCAATTGACGAGTCCTTATCCAATCTCTCAAGCTGTTTAA
- a CDS encoding Uma2 family endonuclease — protein sequence MSVAKDIDTPENIPQDVIFPPGDLYSDEPQLETYLHLQQMMLLIKCLDWLWRDKNDFFATGNLTIYYSPRQRKSEDFRGPDFFVVLGTERKPRKSWVVWEEDGKYPNLIVELLSETTAGTDRGLKKQIYQDTFRTPDYFWFDPETLEFAGFHLVDGQYQPLEPNSQGRLWSQQLNLYLGIYQRKLRFFTPEGELVPTPEESAESEKQQKELAQQRAEKLAAKLRELNIDPDNL from the coding sequence ATGTCTGTTGCTAAAGATATCGACACCCCAGAAAACATTCCCCAAGATGTTATCTTTCCACCCGGTGATTTATATAGCGACGAACCGCAATTGGAAACTTATCTGCATTTGCAGCAGATGATGCTGCTGATAAAATGTCTTGACTGGTTATGGCGAGATAAAAATGACTTTTTCGCCACCGGCAATCTCACCATCTACTACAGTCCCCGCCAGCGCAAATCTGAGGATTTCCGGGGGCCAGATTTTTTTGTGGTTTTGGGAACTGAACGCAAACCCCGCAAAAGTTGGGTGGTTTGGGAAGAAGACGGTAAATATCCTAATTTAATTGTGGAACTTCTTTCTGAGACAACAGCCGGCACGGATCGAGGACTGAAGAAACAAATCTACCAAGATACTTTCCGCACACCTGATTATTTTTGGTTCGATCCTGAAACTTTAGAATTTGCCGGCTTTCATTTAGTCGATGGTCAATATCAACCCCTAGAACCAAATTCTCAAGGCCGGCTGTGGAGTCAGCAGCTAAATTTATACTTGGGTATTTATCAGAGAAAGTTGCGTTTTTTTACGCCAGAGGGTGAGCTAGTTCCCACACCGGAAGAATCAGCCGAGTCAGAGAAACAACAGAAAGAATTAGCGCAACAACGCGCAGAAAAATTGGCGGCAAAACTCAGAGAATTAAATATTGACCCAGATAACCTTTAA
- a CDS encoding N-acetylmuramoyl-L-alanine amidase-like domain-containing protein encodes MLGSVMTFPAWTAQPLAVAYPPAVLHAKAQMPVNTLALEHKATGDLIASLPQQRGENLFNLPQEVAKTQSGVRFREVMQYAIGQNLSQRPMGEIIQTIAEQFVGTPYAAGLLDKSNQETLVLSLEGFDCVLFIETVLAMARGVALQDYSYQSFAGHIQNQRYRNGEMNGYCSRLHYFSEWIADNQKRGGVQNLTQSFGGIPLNNQLNFMSQHRSSYLQLANDDEAYECIVGMEANLAQLKVDYIPKNEIHTVYSRLLPGDVVAIATEVEGLDVTHTGLVYQNSDGSIGFIHASPSGEVKIARDLQAYVEAVESTVGVILARPADSRQTASRQAF; translated from the coding sequence GTGCTTGGGTCTGTAATGACGTTTCCCGCTTGGACAGCTCAACCCCTCGCGGTCGCTTACCCACCGGCTGTCCTCCATGCCAAAGCACAGATGCCGGTGAATACTTTGGCGCTTGAACACAAAGCAACAGGCGATCTGATCGCCAGTTTACCGCAGCAGCGAGGAGAAAATCTGTTTAATTTACCTCAGGAAGTTGCCAAGACGCAAAGTGGAGTCCGCTTCCGGGAAGTGATGCAGTATGCGATAGGGCAAAATTTGTCTCAGCGTCCGATGGGAGAGATTATCCAAACAATAGCCGAGCAATTTGTTGGCACTCCTTACGCCGCCGGTTTGTTAGATAAGTCTAACCAAGAAACGCTTGTTTTATCCCTTGAGGGGTTTGACTGCGTGCTATTTATCGAAACTGTGCTGGCGATGGCGCGGGGTGTGGCGTTGCAAGATTATTCTTACCAAAGTTTTGCCGGCCACATTCAGAATCAGCGATACCGCAATGGTGAAATGAATGGCTATTGCAGTCGGCTACATTATTTTTCCGAGTGGATAGCAGACAACCAAAAACGCGGAGGCGTTCAAAATTTGACCCAAAGTTTTGGGGGAATTCCCTTAAATAACCAACTAAATTTTATGAGCCAACATCGAAGCAGTTATCTGCAACTTGCTAACGATGATGAAGCTTATGAGTGTATTGTCGGCATGGAAGCAAATCTTGCTCAACTTAAAGTGGATTACATTCCCAAAAACGAGATCCATACGGTCTATAGCCGGCTGCTACCGGGAGACGTTGTAGCCATAGCAACCGAGGTGGAAGGACTGGATGTAACGCACACTGGCCTCGTTTACCAGAATTCTGATGGCAGTATTGGGTTTATTCATGCTTCTCCAAGTGGAGAAGTGAAAATAGCTCGTGATTTACAAGCTTATGTCGAAGCTGTCGAAAGTACGGTTGGCGTTATATTAGCGCGTCCTGCTGACTCACGGCAAACAGCTTCCCGTCAAGCATTTTAG
- a CDS encoding N-acetylmuramoyl-L-alanine amidase has product MNKILGLLTLGSVMVISSSARADQLLFVAYPPQNHTTTSDKIFLIGTAPPAGEVAINGQKIERSQAGHFAPSFPLQLGENVFTLRYENQQMQIKVTRTLGGPQVPEKVGFAEGSLTPAANVARMPGELICFSAVAPANAEVSVQLGKLKFPLSSQPLTTTLAPNSAVLTGQNEPIARSAGQYQGCIAAPATVGNWGQPKFLLTLNGQTISEQGPGTIRILSPGQLATAQVSADAGVARTGPSSDFSRLTPLPKGTQAAITGREGEWLLLDYGGWIKSEETRIIEGSVPPKSLIRGVTSREVENWTEVLFPLQVPVPVNVQQGNRSLTLTLYNTTAQTDTIRLGDNPVISRFEWQQAVPGQVQYTFNFKSQQQWGYKLRYEGTTLVLSLRNPPPDLPSNQPLAGVRILLDPGHGSPNDMGSRGPTGYPEKDVTLVVSKLLRDELVKRGATVYMTREGDEDLYPQDRVGMIEQQEPNIALSIHYNALPDSGDAMKTKGVGTFWYHPQAQPLAVFLHDYLVQRLKRPSYGVFWNNLALTRPTVTPSVLLELGFMINPEEFEWIVNPEEQKRLASTLADGISKWVDRSQ; this is encoded by the coding sequence ATGAATAAAATATTAGGACTGCTGACATTAGGTTCTGTGATGGTAATATCATCTTCCGCTCGCGCAGATCAACTGCTATTTGTAGCCTATCCACCCCAAAATCATACAACCACCTCAGATAAGATATTCTTGATTGGCACCGCGCCGCCGGCGGGAGAAGTTGCGATTAACGGTCAGAAAATTGAGCGTAGTCAGGCCGGCCATTTTGCTCCCAGTTTCCCTCTCCAGCTCGGCGAGAATGTGTTTACATTGCGCTACGAAAACCAACAAATGCAAATTAAGGTAACGCGGACATTAGGCGGGCCGCAGGTGCCCGAAAAAGTGGGGTTTGCGGAAGGTTCCCTCACCCCTGCTGCAAACGTTGCCAGAATGCCGGGAGAGTTGATTTGTTTTAGTGCTGTCGCGCCGGCAAATGCTGAGGTTTCCGTCCAGCTCGGCAAGCTGAAGTTTCCCCTAAGTTCCCAACCCCTAACCACCACTTTGGCACCGAATTCAGCGGTTTTAACCGGCCAAAATGAGCCGATAGCCCGATCAGCGGGACAGTATCAGGGTTGTATTGCAGCACCGGCAACAGTGGGAAATTGGGGGCAACCGAAATTCCTGCTAACCCTTAATGGTCAGACAATCTCCGAACAAGGGCCAGGAACCATTAGAATTCTGTCGCCTGGACAACTGGCAACCGCCCAAGTATCTGCTGATGCCGGCGTCGCCAGAACAGGACCGAGTAGCGATTTTTCTCGCCTGACGCCCCTGCCAAAAGGCACGCAGGCGGCCATTACAGGTCGTGAGGGCGAATGGTTGCTACTCGACTATGGCGGTTGGATCAAGAGTGAAGAAACGCGGATTATTGAAGGTTCAGTCCCGCCGAAATCGCTGATTCGCGGGGTGACTTCCCGCGAGGTTGAGAATTGGACAGAGGTGCTGTTCCCCCTGCAAGTGCCGGTGCCGGTGAATGTGCAGCAAGGTAACCGTAGTTTAACGCTGACGCTGTACAATACCACTGCCCAAACGGATACAATTCGCCTCGGCGATAACCCAGTGATTTCCCGCTTTGAGTGGCAGCAAGCGGTTCCCGGACAAGTGCAGTATACGTTTAATTTCAAAAGCCAGCAGCAGTGGGGCTACAAGCTAAGGTATGAAGGCACGACGCTGGTGCTGTCTTTGCGAAATCCACCGCCGGATCTTCCTAGTAATCAGCCGCTTGCCGGTGTCCGAATTCTTCTTGATCCCGGACATGGCAGCCCAAATGATATGGGTTCTAGGGGACCAACCGGCTATCCCGAAAAAGATGTCACTTTAGTGGTGTCAAAACTGTTGCGAGATGAATTAGTAAAGCGCGGTGCAACGGTGTATATGACCCGCGAGGGAGATGAAGATTTATACCCTCAAGATCGGGTGGGTATGATTGAACAGCAAGAGCCAAATATTGCGCTCAGCATTCACTACAATGCTTTGCCTGATAGCGGTGATGCGATGAAGACGAAAGGCGTCGGCACGTTTTGGTATCATCCCCAAGCCCAACCTTTAGCAGTGTTTTTGCATGACTATTTAGTGCAAAGGTTAAAGCGGCCTTCCTATGGCGTGTTTTGGAACAACTTAGCCCTAACCCGTCCTACGGTTACCCCATCTGTTTTGCTGGAATTGGGGTTTATGATTAATCCCGAAGAATTTGAGTGGATTGTCAATCCGGAAGAACAAAAAAGATTAGCAAGTACCTTGGCGGATGGGATCAGTAAATGGGTTGACAGAAGTCAATAA